The following proteins come from a genomic window of Campylobacter concisus:
- a CDS encoding tetratricopeptide repeat protein, with protein MKKSLVLLFACLGLLNAGYIKEALSAKDDHNKLAQIYEDACDKEKKASGCYNLAVLYSRGDGNVKKDEAKAAMLYEKACDQNFSMACSNLGYVYEKGKGVEKDLEKAVKFYEKACKDNEGCTELGLLYANGTGVTKDLKKAKELYEMACANEAGIGCDNLGFLYVYAQGVDQNLTKATKLYEQACIYGYEKGCNNYAIMLAEGKGVKEDLEKAREIFTRSCKNGLKEACENLEILGKH; from the coding sequence ATGAAAAAGAGTTTAGTTTTATTGTTTGCTTGTTTGGGACTATTAAATGCTGGCTATATCAAAGAGGCTTTAAGCGCAAAAGACGATCACAACAAGCTAGCACAAATTTATGAAGATGCTTGCGACAAAGAGAAAAAGGCATCAGGCTGCTATAATCTAGCTGTGCTTTACAGCAGAGGTGATGGCAACGTCAAAAAGGACGAAGCAAAGGCAGCAATGCTTTATGAAAAAGCTTGTGATCAAAATTTCTCTATGGCTTGCAGCAACCTTGGCTACGTCTATGAAAAGGGCAAAGGCGTAGAAAAAGACCTAGAAAAAGCAGTTAAATTTTATGAAAAGGCTTGTAAGGATAACGAGGGTTGCACGGAGCTTGGCTTGCTTTATGCAAATGGTACCGGCGTGACAAAGGATCTTAAAAAAGCAAAAGAGCTTTACGAAATGGCTTGCGCAAACGAAGCTGGCATAGGGTGTGATAATCTTGGCTTTTTATATGTTTATGCACAAGGCGTTGATCAAAACCTTACAAAAGCCACAAAACTTTATGAGCAAGCGTGTATATATGGATATGAAAAGGGCTGCAACAACTACGCTATCATGCTAGCTGAGGGCAAAGGTGTGAAAGAAGATTTAGAAAAAGCACGTGAAATTTTTACTAGAAGCTGCAAAAATGGCTTAAAAGAAGCGTGTGAGAATTTAGAAATTTTAGGAAAGCATTGA